A window of Amycolatopsis australiensis contains these coding sequences:
- a CDS encoding 2-oxoacid:ferredoxin oxidoreductase subunit beta, translated as MTAIDLGTPTLGGLDLVPTTDQPQKAKDYKSDQEVRWCPGCGDYVVLNAVQSFLPTLGLKRENIVFISGIGCSSRFPYYLNTYGMHSIHGRAPSIATGLATTRPDLSVWVVTGDGDALSIGGNHLIHALRRNVNIKILLFNNRIYGLTKGQYSPTSGQGMVTKSTPMGSVDTPFNPLSLAIGAEASFVGRALDSDRKGLTEVLQAAAQHRGSALVEIYQNCPIFNDGAFDVLKDADEAATRLIPLHPGQPIRFGPNQEFGITRSDWGGLDIAKIADIGEDNVIVHDPSITDTTYAFALSRLGDQNLNHVPTGILRQVERPTYDDGARAQVEQARTTHTPDLQALLHGKDTWTVA; from the coding sequence GTGACCGCGATCGACCTGGGGACACCCACGCTCGGTGGCCTGGACCTCGTGCCCACCACCGACCAGCCGCAGAAGGCCAAGGACTACAAATCCGACCAGGAAGTCCGCTGGTGCCCCGGCTGCGGCGACTACGTCGTGCTCAACGCGGTCCAGTCGTTCCTGCCCACCCTCGGGCTCAAACGCGAGAACATCGTGTTCATCTCCGGGATCGGCTGCTCCTCACGCTTCCCGTACTACCTCAACACCTACGGCATGCACTCCATCCACGGCCGCGCCCCCTCCATCGCCACCGGCCTGGCGACCACGCGCCCCGACCTGTCGGTGTGGGTGGTCACCGGCGACGGCGACGCACTGTCCATCGGCGGCAACCACCTCATCCACGCGCTGCGCCGCAACGTCAACATCAAGATCCTGCTGTTCAACAACCGCATCTACGGCCTGACCAAGGGCCAGTACTCCCCGACCTCCGGGCAGGGCATGGTCACCAAGTCCACCCCGATGGGCTCAGTGGACACCCCGTTCAACCCCCTGTCGCTGGCCATCGGCGCCGAAGCCTCCTTCGTCGGCCGCGCCCTGGACTCCGACCGCAAAGGCCTCACCGAAGTCCTGCAAGCCGCCGCCCAGCACCGCGGCTCGGCACTGGTCGAGATCTACCAGAACTGCCCCATCTTCAACGACGGCGCCTTCGACGTCCTCAAAGACGCCGACGAAGCCGCCACCCGCCTCATCCCCCTACACCCCGGCCAACCGATCCGCTTCGGCCCCAACCAGGAATTCGGCATCACACGCAGCGACTGGGGCGGCCTGGACATCGCCAAAATCGCCGACATCGGCGAAGACAACGTGATCGTGCACGACCCCTCCATCACCGACACCACCTACGCCTTCGCCCTCTCACGCCTCGGCGACCAAAACCTCAACCACGTCCCCACCGGCATCCTCCGCCAAGTCGAGCGCCCCACCTACGACGACGGAGCACGCGCCCAGGTCGAACAAGCCCGCACCACCCACACCCCCGACCTACAAGCCCTCCTCCACGGCAAAGACACCTGGACAGTCGCGTAA
- a CDS encoding polyprenyl synthetase family protein codes for MPSPAPGAGSLPAAPGGALDDLRASVGLQIADENLLRAIAGGLAEVEKLLRDVVRSDVQAVNDAALHLVEAGGKRFRPLFTLLAAQFGPKQDDHVIVAAAAVELVHLATLYHDDVMDEADMRRGAESVNARWDNTIAILTGDFLFAHASRLVADLGTDAARIIAETFGELVTGQMRETVGPGPGDDAVAHYLTVIAQKTGSLIATSGRFGGMMSGAAEEHIEALRRFGDIIGTAFQISDDIIDIASPSDELGKAQGTDLREGVRTLPMLYALADPETDPRLVELLSGPIADDALVREALELLRASSGLERARVTLSDYAQRARAELTALPASPARDACESVADYLVARTH; via the coding sequence GTGCCTTCCCCAGCCCCCGGGGCGGGATCCCTCCCCGCTGCGCCGGGTGGCGCCCTCGACGACCTGCGGGCGTCGGTCGGCCTGCAGATCGCCGACGAAAACCTGCTGCGCGCGATCGCCGGCGGGCTGGCCGAGGTCGAGAAGCTGCTGCGGGACGTCGTCCGCAGCGACGTCCAGGCCGTCAACGACGCCGCGTTGCACCTGGTCGAGGCGGGGGGCAAACGTTTCCGTCCGCTGTTCACCCTGCTCGCCGCCCAGTTCGGGCCGAAGCAGGACGACCACGTGATCGTCGCCGCCGCCGCGGTCGAGCTCGTGCACCTCGCGACGCTCTACCACGACGACGTCATGGACGAGGCCGACATGCGGCGCGGCGCCGAGAGCGTCAACGCGCGCTGGGACAACACCATCGCCATCCTCACCGGCGACTTCCTCTTCGCCCACGCCTCCCGCCTGGTCGCCGACCTCGGCACGGACGCCGCGCGGATCATCGCCGAGACGTTCGGTGAGCTCGTCACCGGCCAGATGCGGGAAACCGTCGGCCCCGGGCCGGGTGACGACGCCGTCGCGCACTACCTCACCGTGATCGCGCAGAAGACCGGCTCGCTGATCGCCACGTCCGGCCGGTTCGGCGGGATGATGTCCGGCGCCGCCGAGGAGCACATCGAGGCGCTGCGCCGGTTCGGCGACATCATCGGGACCGCGTTCCAGATCTCCGACGACATCATCGACATCGCCTCGCCCTCCGACGAGCTCGGCAAGGCGCAGGGCACCGACCTGCGGGAAGGCGTCCGGACGCTGCCGATGCTGTACGCACTGGCCGACCCGGAGACCGACCCCCGGCTGGTCGAGCTGCTGTCCGGCCCGATCGCCGACGACGCGCTCGTGCGGGAGGCGCTCGAGCTGCTGCGGGCCAGTAGCGGACTCGAACGCGCGCGCGTCACCCTTTCCGACTACGCTCAGCGCGCGCGAGCCGAGCTCACGGCGTTGCCCGCGTCACCCGCCCGGGACGCGTGCGAGTCGGTTGCCGACTACCTGGTCGCGCGCACGCACTAA
- a CDS encoding DUF3558 domain-containing protein: MLSALLLTATACTTTNPGTPSPEGNGTSTQPSSGVHSGVPGPGVPKVSSPIDVTQFKKAPCDALDASQVEKLLGAGVSGKTDLQAPAGPSCAWDSPDVSQAGVTVIFTDADQLGLTSVYNARGKQYQFFQPMPAIDNFPVVAYGVSDERTTRGRCAVALGVSDTQTVDIHVAQSESNIGKNDPCEAAHGVATQVLDNLRGVK; this comes from the coding sequence ATGCTGAGCGCACTGCTGCTCACCGCAACCGCGTGCACCACTACGAATCCCGGTACGCCGTCGCCGGAAGGCAATGGAACGAGCACTCAGCCCTCTTCGGGCGTCCACAGTGGTGTTCCAGGTCCAGGGGTCCCGAAGGTGTCCAGTCCGATCGACGTGACACAGTTCAAGAAAGCACCCTGCGACGCGCTTGACGCCTCGCAAGTGGAGAAGCTCTTAGGCGCGGGAGTATCAGGGAAAACGGACCTGCAGGCGCCCGCTGGGCCAAGCTGCGCCTGGGACTCCCCCGATGTATCGCAAGCCGGCGTCACAGTCATCTTCACGGACGCGGACCAGCTCGGCTTGACCAGTGTCTACAACGCGCGCGGAAAACAGTACCAATTCTTCCAGCCCATGCCTGCGATCGACAATTTCCCGGTTGTTGCGTACGGAGTCAGTGATGAGCGAACGACTCGTGGCCGCTGCGCTGTCGCGCTGGGAGTGAGCGACACCCAAACGGTGGACATCCACGTTGCACAATCTGAAAGCAACATCGGCAAAAACGATCCCTGCGAGGCAGCACATGGTGTTGCCACACAGGTACTCGATAACCTTCGCGGGGTGAAGTGA
- a CDS encoding PPE domain-containing protein, which produces MATEGPLTAAQIYEQITGGEGTGSLADAQDSARNLTTRMIERAQRISALRAKTMSGWQGGAGDSASDATLPLVKAAADDAVHLQNAQTAVGDQMDAFGTAKNSVKPVAPQPPELTNDDIINALNGDHFRSYNTKVTNWQADSQANIDAFRAYHSASSTNGGQMPAQYAQLADSGAPITMNTPGNGTHTQPTDTGEWARKPRQPQVPAQQNRQTTQTQQPNQTQTQTQNQFQNQNQNQVQNPNQYQNQFQNQVNRPVNQDGTHADSYVPRPVLPPAAQNGYEFGPTGQPVSNLGGSTSYSPYPGFGPGTGGYAPGSTGTGTGAGTGPGYRPGTGTGTGTGTTPGQPGMRNPGPGSGSRLPEERFPGGATRAGAAGPRGANGMPMGGPMAGRGGKEEDREKKTASYLQNPDPDETFGGLIEKPMPPVIGENRAKP; this is translated from the coding sequence ATGGCAACCGAAGGGCCTTTGACAGCGGCTCAGATCTACGAGCAGATCACTGGAGGCGAGGGCACCGGTTCCCTGGCCGATGCGCAGGACAGCGCCAGGAACTTGACCACTCGCATGATCGAACGCGCTCAGCGGATCAGTGCTCTTCGGGCCAAGACCATGTCCGGCTGGCAGGGCGGTGCTGGGGACTCGGCCTCTGATGCCACCCTTCCCCTGGTCAAAGCCGCTGCTGACGACGCCGTTCACCTCCAGAATGCGCAGACCGCCGTTGGCGATCAAATGGATGCTTTCGGTACCGCCAAGAACTCTGTCAAGCCGGTTGCTCCGCAGCCTCCCGAATTGACCAACGACGATATCATCAACGCCCTCAACGGTGACCACTTCCGCTCCTACAACACCAAAGTCACCAACTGGCAGGCCGATAGCCAAGCCAATATCGACGCCTTCCGGGCTTATCACTCCGCGAGCAGCACCAATGGTGGGCAGATGCCCGCTCAATACGCCCAGCTCGCCGACTCCGGGGCTCCCATCACCATGAACACTCCCGGAAACGGCACGCACACTCAGCCCACCGATACCGGCGAATGGGCGCGGAAACCGCGGCAGCCTCAGGTCCCCGCTCAGCAGAACCGGCAGACCACCCAGACGCAGCAGCCCAACCAGACGCAGACACAAACGCAGAACCAGTTCCAAAACCAAAACCAGAACCAAGTCCAGAACCCGAATCAGTATCAAAACCAGTTCCAGAACCAGGTCAACCGGCCCGTCAACCAGGACGGTACCCACGCCGACAGCTACGTCCCCCGGCCCGTCTTGCCGCCCGCTGCTCAGAACGGCTATGAGTTCGGACCCACCGGGCAGCCCGTCAGCAACCTCGGGGGTTCCACCAGCTACTCACCCTACCCCGGCTTCGGGCCCGGCACCGGCGGATACGCGCCCGGAAGCACCGGAACAGGCACAGGAGCAGGCACAGGGCCCGGCTACCGGCCAGGAACGGGAACAGGGACAGGCACCGGAACCACACCAGGACAACCCGGCATGCGAAACCCCGGCCCAGGCAGCGGATCCCGGCTCCCCGAGGAACGCTTCCCCGGCGGCGCAACCCGAGCCGGCGCGGCCGGACCCCGCGGGGCCAACGGCATGCCCATGGGCGGCCCGATGGCGGGACGCGGCGGCAAGGAAGAAGACCGTGAAAAGAAAACGGCTTCCTACCTCCAGAACCCCGACCCCGACGAAACTTTCGGCGGCCTGATCGAAAAGCCCATGCCGCCGGTCATCGGGGAGAACCGGGCCAAGCCGTGA
- a CDS encoding ESX secretion-associated protein EspG produces the protein MNAEFSLSTLLTAMRNTGCGDPHPVLAPGLRYIPPSAKQQVDREAFEELSPYGFIQGDGFTPEFEDVLHLLDRPARQFFGYARDTSGQIGVLVAAQGRSAVAVVCRGERVELASVSPDTHPADALIARLPHCPPAPIRPFSLPQEDFQQDQDVSDVFDDAPARSREAQELDALFEQPYYGVGQLYAEDKTVSYLDLDAGRVGIALADGYISVLPGEPQQISRKLK, from the coding sequence GTGAATGCCGAATTCTCGCTCAGCACCCTGCTCACCGCCATGCGCAACACCGGCTGCGGTGATCCGCACCCCGTTCTCGCCCCCGGCCTGCGCTACATCCCGCCCAGCGCGAAACAGCAGGTCGACCGGGAAGCCTTCGAGGAACTCAGCCCCTACGGTTTCATCCAGGGCGACGGCTTCACGCCCGAATTCGAAGACGTCCTCCACCTGCTCGACCGGCCCGCGCGGCAGTTCTTCGGCTACGCCCGCGACACCTCCGGGCAAATCGGCGTGCTCGTCGCGGCGCAGGGTCGTAGCGCCGTCGCCGTCGTGTGCCGGGGAGAGCGGGTCGAACTCGCTTCCGTCTCCCCCGACACCCATCCCGCCGATGCCCTGATCGCCCGGCTTCCGCACTGCCCGCCCGCGCCGATCAGGCCGTTTTCGCTGCCGCAGGAGGACTTCCAGCAGGACCAGGACGTGAGCGACGTCTTCGACGACGCCCCCGCCCGTAGCCGCGAGGCCCAGGAACTGGACGCCCTCTTCGAGCAGCCCTACTACGGCGTCGGGCAGCTTTACGCCGAGGACAAGACCGTCAGCTACCTCGACCTCGACGCCGGGCGCGTCGGGATCGCTCTCGCCGACGGCTACATCAGCGTCCTGCCCGGCGAACCGCAGCAGATCAGCCGGAAGCTGAAATGA
- the nuoN gene encoding NADH-quinone oxidoreductase subunit NuoN, whose product MLDILLTQAPEPPVQVPSVAYAAVLPVLIIFGAACVSVLVEAFFPKGSRFRSQVGLSLLAIVGAGVALIVYATGNAPAGGITTFSRAISVDRPALFLWGTLLALALGAVLLISDRVVEPGGALVAQAGIRPGTLQDRAQTATVMQTEVFPLTLFALGGMMAFCAANDLLTMFIALEVLSLPLYLMCGLARRRRLLSQEAAVKYFLLGAFSSAFFLYGLALLYGYANSVKLADIAAAAAGSDRSDTLLFAGLGLLVVGLLFKGSVGPFHTWTPDVYQGAPTPVTAFMAACTKVAAFGGILRVLSVAFSSTSWEWRGVLWGVAIISMVIGAVLGLTQTDVKRMVAYSSIAHAGFLLVGAIAMTRDGLSSTLFYLLAYGFTTMAAFGVISLVRDSSGEATHLSAWAGLAKRSPLVAGVFTFLLLALAGIPLTSGFVGKFVVFSAALSDGMAPLVVIALVFSAVAAFFYLRVIVLMYFSEPAADGPSVSVPGFGTGTAIFLGTAVTLVLGLVPAFALGWAGSGGFAF is encoded by the coding sequence GTGCTCGACATCCTCCTGACGCAGGCGCCGGAGCCGCCGGTGCAGGTGCCGTCGGTCGCCTACGCCGCGGTGCTGCCGGTGCTGATCATCTTCGGCGCGGCGTGCGTGAGCGTGCTGGTCGAGGCCTTCTTCCCGAAGGGCTCGCGGTTCCGCTCGCAGGTCGGGCTGAGCCTGCTGGCGATCGTCGGCGCGGGCGTCGCCCTGATCGTGTACGCGACCGGCAACGCACCGGCGGGCGGCATCACGACGTTCAGCCGGGCGATCTCGGTGGACCGGCCGGCGCTGTTCCTCTGGGGCACGCTGCTGGCGCTGGCGCTCGGCGCGGTGCTGCTGATCTCCGACCGCGTGGTCGAGCCGGGCGGCGCGCTGGTCGCGCAGGCCGGCATCCGCCCGGGCACGCTGCAGGACCGGGCGCAGACGGCGACGGTCATGCAGACCGAGGTGTTCCCGCTGACGCTGTTCGCGCTCGGCGGCATGATGGCGTTCTGCGCGGCGAACGACCTGCTGACGATGTTCATCGCGCTGGAAGTGCTGTCGCTGCCGCTGTACCTGATGTGTGGCCTGGCCCGGCGGCGGCGGTTGCTGTCGCAGGAGGCGGCGGTCAAGTACTTCCTGCTGGGCGCGTTCTCGTCGGCGTTCTTCCTGTACGGGCTGGCGCTGCTGTACGGCTACGCGAACTCGGTGAAGCTGGCGGACATCGCGGCCGCGGCGGCGGGCTCGGACCGGTCGGACACGCTGCTGTTCGCCGGGCTGGGTCTGCTGGTGGTCGGCCTGCTGTTCAAGGGTTCGGTCGGCCCGTTCCACACGTGGACCCCGGACGTCTACCAGGGCGCACCGACACCGGTGACGGCGTTCATGGCGGCGTGCACGAAGGTCGCGGCGTTCGGCGGGATCCTGCGCGTGCTGTCGGTGGCGTTCTCGTCGACTTCGTGGGAGTGGCGCGGAGTCCTCTGGGGCGTGGCGATCATCTCGATGGTGATCGGCGCGGTGCTGGGCCTGACGCAGACGGACGTCAAGCGCATGGTGGCGTACTCGTCGATCGCGCACGCCGGGTTCCTGCTGGTCGGCGCGATCGCGATGACTCGCGACGGGTTGTCCAGCACGCTGTTCTACCTGCTGGCGTACGGCTTCACGACGATGGCGGCGTTCGGCGTGATCAGCCTGGTCCGGGACTCCTCCGGCGAGGCGACGCACCTGTCGGCGTGGGCCGGGCTGGCGAAGCGGTCGCCGCTGGTGGCCGGGGTGTTCACGTTCCTGCTGCTGGCGCTGGCCGGCATTCCGTTGACGTCGGGCTTCGTCGGCAAGTTCGTGGTGTTCTCGGCGGCGCTGTCGGACGGGATGGCCCCGCTGGTGGTGATCGCGCTGGTGTTCAGCGCGGTGGCGGCGTTCTTCTACCTGCGCGTGATCGTCCTGATGTACTTCTCGGAGCCGGCGGCGGACGGCCCGTCGGTGTCGGTCCCGGGCTTCGGCACGGGAACGGCGATCTTCCTCGGCACGGCGGTGACGCTGGTGCTGGGCCTGGTCCCGGCGTTCGCGCTGGGCTGGGCCGGTTCGGGCGGGTTCGCTTTCTGA
- a CDS encoding NADH-quinone oxidoreductase subunit M produces MTWLLILILVPLAGSLVLAFLKGNDRAAVLAALGFSILEFLLIIPFWLSYSPSGARLQMTSSFDWIPSFGVHIAFGTDGISLIMIAVIALLVPIVVGGLGTLDKLPAGRSAGGFLSLILLQEALTIGVFAATDVFLFYVLFEIMLIPMYFLIGGYGGANRQYAAVKFFLYSFLGGLIMLASAIGAYSLASDKLGKGTFDWATLVTVVRDAPLSTQVWLFLGFFLAFAIKAPLVPFHTWLPDAAGEAPIGVAVLLVGVLDKVGTFGFLRYCLPMFPQASKTLAPLVLVLSVIGVLYGSILAAGQRDMKRFIAYVSIAHFGFISLGIFAFNEQAMVGSATYMLNHSLATGMLIVVIGLVIARGGSTRISDYGGMAKVTPLLAGMFLLAGLSTLSLPGTNSFVSEFLVLLGSFVDQPVYTILATVGMVLAAAYVLWLYQRVMQGPVRGDALVGVGGGPGTAIAPELGAKKAIRDLGGREIALLAPLVVLIIFLGFYPKPVLDTVTPTVQQTLSAVQGGK; encoded by the coding sequence ATGACCTGGTTGCTCATCCTCATCCTGGTGCCGCTGGCCGGCTCCCTGGTGCTGGCGTTCCTCAAGGGGAACGACCGCGCCGCGGTGCTCGCCGCGCTCGGGTTCTCGATCCTCGAGTTCCTCCTGATCATCCCGTTCTGGCTCAGCTACTCGCCGTCGGGCGCGCGGCTGCAGATGACGTCGAGCTTCGACTGGATCCCGAGCTTCGGGGTGCACATCGCGTTCGGCACCGACGGCATCTCGCTGATCATGATCGCGGTGATCGCGCTGCTGGTGCCGATCGTCGTCGGCGGGCTCGGCACGCTCGACAAGCTGCCGGCGGGCCGCAGCGCGGGCGGGTTCCTCTCGCTGATCCTGCTGCAGGAGGCGCTCACGATCGGCGTGTTCGCCGCGACCGACGTCTTCCTGTTCTACGTGCTGTTCGAGATCATGCTGATCCCGATGTACTTCCTCATCGGCGGCTACGGCGGCGCGAACCGGCAGTACGCGGCGGTGAAGTTCTTCCTGTACTCGTTCCTCGGCGGCCTGATCATGCTGGCGTCGGCGATCGGGGCGTACTCGCTGGCGTCCGACAAGCTGGGTAAGGGCACGTTCGACTGGGCCACGCTGGTGACGGTGGTGCGCGACGCGCCACTGTCCACTCAGGTCTGGTTGTTCCTCGGGTTCTTCCTGGCGTTCGCGATCAAGGCGCCGCTGGTGCCGTTCCACACCTGGCTGCCGGACGCGGCGGGGGAGGCGCCGATCGGCGTCGCCGTCCTGCTGGTCGGCGTGCTGGACAAGGTCGGCACGTTCGGGTTCCTGCGCTACTGCCTGCCGATGTTCCCGCAGGCGAGCAAGACCCTGGCGCCGCTGGTGCTGGTGCTCTCGGTGATCGGCGTCCTCTACGGCTCGATCCTGGCAGCCGGGCAGCGGGACATGAAGCGGTTCATCGCCTACGTGTCCATCGCGCACTTCGGCTTCATCTCGCTGGGCATCTTCGCGTTCAACGAGCAGGCGATGGTCGGCTCGGCGACGTACATGCTCAACCACAGCCTGGCAACCGGCATGCTGATCGTGGTGATCGGCCTGGTGATCGCGCGCGGCGGGTCGACGCGCATTTCGGACTACGGCGGCATGGCGAAGGTGACGCCGTTGCTGGCGGGCATGTTCCTGCTCGCCGGCCTGTCCACGTTGTCCCTGCCGGGCACCAACTCGTTCGTCTCGGAGTTCCTGGTGCTGCTGGGGTCCTTCGTGGACCAGCCGGTGTACACGATCCTCGCCACGGTGGGCATGGTGCTGGCCGCGGCGTACGTCCTGTGGCTCTACCAGCGGGTCATGCAGGGCCCGGTCCGCGGGGACGCGCTCGTGGGCGTCGGCGGAGGCCCGGGCACGGCGATCGCGCCGGAACTGGGCGCGAAGAAGGCCATCCGCGACCTCGGCGGTCGTGAGATCGCGCTGCTGGCGCCACTGGTCGTCCTGATCATCTTCCTCGGCTTCTACCCGAAGCCGGTGCTCGACACAGTCACCCCGACGGTGCAGCAGACGCTGTCCGCGGTCCAGGGAGGCAAGTAA
- the nuoL gene encoding NADH-quinone oxidoreductase subunit L — protein sequence MTASSWLLVALPGLGALILLLAGKRAKAWGHLLGCATVTLAFVYGLILFFTADGKATVDTKVYSWIPVGALQIDFGLRIDALSLTFVLLITGVGMLIHYYSIGYMADDEGRYRFFAYLNLFVASMLVLVLGNSFVTLYLGWEGVGLASYLLIGWYQGRPSAATAAKKAFLMNRVGDVGLALAIFIMFKYVGSTGYAQVFAGIGAGKFPPAAITAMAILLLLGACGKSGQFPLQAWLPDAMEGPTPVSALIHAATMVTAGVYLVARSKDIFNATEDGRLIVTLVGTVTLLLGCIIGCAYDDIKKVLAYSTVSQIGYMMLAVGLGPVAYALGIMHLVAHGFFKAGLFLGAGSVMHAMNDEVDMRKFGGLRKHLPITFITFGLGYLALIGIPPLSGFFTKDAIIEAALGQGGWRGWVMGGAAMLGAGLTAFYMTRLMMMTFFGKERWKDLKSADGHDFHPHEAKPVMWIPMAILAVGSVGAGAFFALGDRFSTWLAPSVGAIEESHHLAIDAWVVSVITVVVSLLGVVIAYLYFRRDIPVEQPQRVSFVTRAARRDLYGNALNETLVGRPGTWLSRALVFVDNRGVDGAVNGLAAGLGGGSGRLRRLQTGFVRSYALSMLGGTFLLLAALLLVRFS from the coding sequence GTGACCGCATCATCGTGGCTGCTGGTGGCCCTCCCTGGCCTCGGCGCGCTCATCCTGCTGCTGGCGGGTAAGCGGGCCAAGGCCTGGGGGCATCTGCTCGGCTGTGCCACCGTCACCCTCGCCTTCGTCTACGGGCTGATCCTGTTCTTCACGGCCGACGGCAAGGCCACTGTGGACACGAAGGTCTACTCGTGGATTCCGGTCGGCGCGCTGCAGATCGACTTCGGGCTGCGGATCGACGCGCTGTCGCTGACGTTCGTGCTGCTCATCACCGGCGTCGGCATGCTGATCCACTACTACTCGATCGGCTACATGGCCGACGACGAGGGCCGGTACCGCTTCTTCGCGTACCTCAACCTCTTCGTCGCGTCGATGCTGGTCCTGGTGCTGGGCAACAGCTTCGTGACGCTCTACCTCGGCTGGGAGGGCGTGGGTCTCGCGTCCTACCTGCTCATCGGCTGGTACCAGGGCCGCCCGTCCGCCGCGACCGCGGCGAAGAAGGCGTTCCTGATGAACCGCGTCGGGGACGTCGGGCTGGCGCTGGCGATCTTCATCATGTTCAAGTACGTCGGCTCGACCGGCTACGCGCAGGTCTTCGCGGGCATCGGCGCCGGCAAGTTCCCGCCGGCGGCGATCACCGCGATGGCGATCCTGCTCCTGCTGGGCGCCTGCGGTAAGTCGGGCCAGTTCCCGCTGCAGGCGTGGCTGCCGGACGCGATGGAGGGCCCGACCCCGGTCTCGGCCCTGATCCACGCGGCAACGATGGTCACCGCCGGTGTCTACCTGGTGGCCCGCTCCAAGGACATCTTCAACGCCACCGAAGACGGCCGCCTGATCGTCACGCTGGTCGGGACGGTGACCCTGCTGCTCGGGTGCATCATCGGCTGCGCGTACGACGACATCAAGAAGGTCCTCGCGTACTCCACGGTCAGCCAGATCGGCTACATGATGCTGGCCGTCGGCCTCGGGCCGGTCGCGTACGCGCTGGGCATCATGCACCTGGTCGCGCACGGCTTCTTCAAGGCCGGGCTGTTCCTCGGGGCCGGGTCGGTCATGCACGCCATGAACGACGAAGTCGACATGCGGAAGTTCGGCGGCCTGCGCAAGCACCTGCCGATCACCTTCATCACCTTCGGCCTCGGCTACCTGGCCCTGATCGGCATCCCGCCGCTGTCGGGCTTCTTCACGAAGGACGCGATCATCGAAGCGGCGCTGGGCCAGGGTGGCTGGCGCGGCTGGGTGATGGGCGGCGCGGCCATGCTGGGCGCCGGGCTCACCGCGTTCTACATGACCCGCCTGATGATGATGACCTTCTTCGGCAAGGAACGCTGGAAGGACCTCAAGAGCGCGGACGGCCACGACTTCCACCCGCACGAGGCCAAGCCCGTCATGTGGATCCCGATGGCGATCCTCGCGGTCGGCTCGGTCGGGGCCGGCGCCTTCTTCGCCCTCGGCGACCGGTTCAGCACCTGGCTGGCCCCGTCGGTCGGGGCGATCGAGGAGTCGCACCACCTGGCGATCGACGCCTGGGTGGTCTCGGTGATCACCGTGGTGGTCTCGCTGCTGGGCGTGGTGATCGCGTACCTGTACTTCCGCCGTGACATCCCGGTCGAGCAGCCGCAGCGGGTCTCGTTCGTCACCCGCGCGGCCCGGCGTGACCTGTACGGCAACGCCCTCAACGAGACGCTGGTGGGCCGCCCGGGCACCTGGCTCTCGCGGGCGCTGGTGTTCGTCGACAACCGCGGCGTCGACGGCGCGGTCAACGGACTGGCCGCCGGGCTCGGCGGCGGGTCCGGCAGGCTGCGGCGGCTGCAGACCGGGTTCGTCCGGTCCTACGCGCTGTCGATGCTGGGCGGCACGTTCCTGCTTCTGGCGGCTCTCCTGCTGGTGAGGTTCTCCTGA
- the nuoK gene encoding NADH-quinone oxidoreductase subunit NuoK, which translates to MTPTYYLLLSALLFALGAVGVLVRRNAIVVFMCIELMLNAVNLSLVTFARINGGLDGQIMAFFVMVVAAAEVVVGLAIIMAIFRTRRSASVDDTNLLKY; encoded by the coding sequence ATGACCCCGACGTACTACCTGCTGCTGTCGGCGCTGCTGTTCGCGCTCGGCGCGGTCGGCGTGCTGGTGCGGCGCAACGCGATCGTCGTGTTCATGTGCATCGAGCTGATGCTCAACGCCGTGAACCTGTCGCTGGTCACCTTCGCCCGGATCAACGGCGGGCTCGACGGCCAGATCATGGCGTTCTTCGTCATGGTCGTCGCGGCCGCCGAGGTCGTGGTCGGCCTGGCGATCATCATGGCCATCTTCCGCACCCGGCGCTCGGCCTCGGTCGACGACACCAACCTGCTGAAGTACTAG